The window ACGCCAACCATGGGCGGTGTGATGATCCTTGCTGCGATCATTATTACGGTATTGATGTGGGCTGATCTCTCGAATCCTTATGTTTGGGCTGTATTAGTTGTACTTGCTGGTTATGGCGCAGTTGGCTTTGTTGATGACTACCGTAAAGTGGTTCGTAAAAATACAGATGGCTTGATAGCTCGCTGGAAGTACTTCTGGCAATCGGCGATTGCTTTAGTTGTCGCATTTGCTCTGTATGCTCATGGACACGATACAGCGGCAACACAGCTCGTAGTGCCTTTCTTTAAAGATGTGATGCCACAATTAGGTTTATTGTACATCGTACTAACATACTTTGTTATTGTGGGTACCAGTAACGCGGTGAACCTAACCGACGGCCTAGATGGCTTAGCGATTATGCCAACGGTGATGGTTGCGGCGGGTTTTGCTGTGATTGCTTGGGCGACTGGTAACGTTAACTTCGCAGCATATCTACACATTCCATACATTCCATACACCTCTGAACTGGTTGTGGTATGTACTGCTATCGTAGGTGCGGGTCTTGGTTTCCTATGGTTCAACACCTACCCAGCACAAGTATTCATGGGCGATGTTGGTTCGCTAGCGCTTGGTGGTGCATTGGGTGTGATTGCTGTGTTAGTTCGCCAAGAGTTGGTATTGGTTATCATGGGCGGTGTGTTTGTAATGGAGACCTTGTCAGTGATACTGCAAGTGGGCTCTTACAAGTTGCGCGGTCAGCGTATTTTCCGCATGGCACCAATTCACCACCACTATGAACTGAAAGGTTGGCCAGAACCGCGTGTCATCGTGCGTTTTTGGATCATCTCAATGGTATTAGTACTGGTTGGTCTAGCAACGCTGAAAGTTCGTTAATCCTATCTGAGCCTCTTAATGAGAGGCTCTTTAAAACTATTAAGAGCATCT is drawn from Vibrio sp. SNU_ST1 and contains these coding sequences:
- the mraY gene encoding phospho-N-acetylmuramoyl-pentapeptide-transferase, yielding MIIWLAELLQPHFSFFRLFEYLSFRAIASILTALCLSLWMGPRLIERLQMLQIGQVVRNDGPESHFSKRGTPTMGGVMILAAIIITVLMWADLSNPYVWAVLVVLAGYGAVGFVDDYRKVVRKNTDGLIARWKYFWQSAIALVVAFALYAHGHDTAATQLVVPFFKDVMPQLGLLYIVLTYFVIVGTSNAVNLTDGLDGLAIMPTVMVAAGFAVIAWATGNVNFAAYLHIPYIPYTSELVVVCTAIVGAGLGFLWFNTYPAQVFMGDVGSLALGGALGVIAVLVRQELVLVIMGGVFVMETLSVILQVGSYKLRGQRIFRMAPIHHHYELKGWPEPRVIVRFWIISMVLVLVGLATLKVR